The sequence below is a genomic window from Granulicatella elegans.
ATATAGTATTTTCTAAATTATTGTAATTATGATAAACTATATCAAGTAGTATAAAAGGAGGTAAACCTATGGATATTCGTTCGACAGTACATAGTTTTTTTGAACAATATTGGCTTTCCATTCCGTGGGAAATGATTTTATCCGATATTTTGTCAAAACTAATTTCGTTAGCTATTCTATGTATTTTATTTATAGTTGGAAAAAAAGTTTTACATAAAATTTTTCAAAAAACAGTACTTTCATCTATTAAATTATCCTCACAAAGTATTGCTAGAAAGCATACTTTAATGAGATTATTGGAAAACTGCTTAGACTATTTACTCTACTTTGTATTAATTTATTGGATTTTAGTCATTTTAGGAATTCCAATTACAAGTTTATTAGCAGGAGCTGGGATTGCTGGTGTTGCTATTGGTTTAGGTGCTCAAGGATTTCTAAGTGATGTCGTAAATGGTTTCTTTATTTTACTAGAACGCCAATATGATGTTGGAGATACCGTTATTATTGGAGCAGTGACAGGGACTGTTGCAAGTGTTGGTGTAAGAACAACTCAAGTGCGTGGATTT
It includes:
- a CDS encoding mechanosensitive ion channel family protein, translating into MDIRSTVHSFFEQYWLSIPWEMILSDILSKLISLAILCILFIVGKKVLHKIFQKTVLSSIKLSSQSIARKHTLMRLLENCLDYLLYFVLIYWILVILGIPITSLLAGAGIAGVAIGLGAQGFLSDVVNGFFILLERQYDVGDTVIIGAVTGTVASVGVRTTQVRGFDGTLHFIPNRSISVVSNQSRGDMRALIEIPLYNDVDLTIVYDTVDQVNTKNTGQYPEIVKGPTIIGPQTLPNGQFVFKISIFTKNGKQYMIYNQFLKLYQEALIEAGISLPTSNTALNMTSK